The Streptomyces sp. NBC_01381 genomic interval GTGGCCCCCGTGACCAACGCGACCCGAGACTCCCCGCTCTGCGGCTCCGCCGTCATGATGCTCCCTCCCGACCTGCCCGACACTGCCTGAACAGGTCCGAGCCTGGAGGGCGGCCCTGGAGGATGACTGAAGACCCAGGAGTGCGAACACGGGCCCGCCACAGACAACCGCCCGCGGCCACGAGCCCTGCCGCACCCCGAGTCCCGCCCGGCCCACCCCGCGGCAGAGCACGGCGAGACCCGCCGCCCCCGCACCGGGCTCCACCCCGTACAGGCACAACGCCAGCGAGGGTCTCACCACGGGCCCCCAACACAGCCCGCCCGCCCCAGACACCCCCCAGACACCCCCGGGCAGCACCTCACCACCCGGGGGTGTCACCTCACCACCCGGGGGTGTCACCAAGAACACCGCCCCCCGGACACCGGTCCCCTCCCGATGACGGGCGGCTCGAACCGGACCCGGCCCAGGACACCGCCCCGGCCCAGAGCGGCATCGAGGCACAGCGCGCCGGCCGACACCGCCCCCCGCGCGCGCACCGGCCACTGCCCGCCGCAATCCACCACCAGGCACTCGAACGCCTCCGCAGAGAACAACACCGAAGCGCCGGGCACAACGAAGCCATCGGCCCGGACACCCACACCATCCTCCTCACCACACCCCCAAGCCACACCACCCCGGCAACAGCACACCCGGGCACGGGGCCCGGCCACAGCCGAGCCGGGGCACGAAGGCGGGCAGGCAGCGTTCTCGCCACCGCCGACCGCCTCCGGCACACCCCGCTCCCCGGCATCCGCAGCACGCCCAGCATCCGCGGCAGGCCCCGGCGGCCCCGCGCGGACCGCGTCGCCCACGCCCCAGACACGGCGTGCGGCCCTCCCCCCCCCGGCCTTGCCCGCAACACTTCCGGCAACGCAGAGCGATTCACGTCATGGAGAGTGATTCACGTCATCGGGGGTGAGGGGGTTGCTGCCCGCCCATGCCTCCAGCATCAGACACGTCCGGCGTCACGGGCGCACCCCCCGCCCCTACAGGGAGTTGACGGCGCCTCAGCCCAACCCGCAGTCCCCGCCGCCCAGCCCGCGCGCGGCGGTCATCCTGCCGCCCGGCGTCCTGGCCGCCACCGCCGCGGCGGCCCTGACCGTCCCTGCCCAAGGCACCCCGGCCGGTCGACTCCTCACCGGGGCCGGCCCGTTCACCGCCGGCGTACTGCCCTTCAACACGATCACCGCCTGGCGTCGGCGCCCCGTTCGACGGCGGGGACGCCGGCGCAAGCCATGATGCTCTGCGCGTCGATCACCACCGCGGCCGGCTCCGCCAGGCGGCTCCCGCCCTCGCGCACCCGGCGCCGCATCAGGGCGTCGAGCCGCTCCAAGATGCCGCCCTTCTCCCCGCGGCCGAAGCAGTGCCACACCCCGTTCCAGTGCGGGCCAGTGTGCGGAAAGCAGCGCCAAGCAATCCCGGTGCGAACCACCCAGAGCACCGCATCCAGGAGGCCGCGCAGACCGCGGCGGGGCGGATGGCCGATGCCGAGGCCACGGCCGACCCTGCCCCCCCGCCAGCCCGTCAGGAGCGGCCCGGCCGGCACCCAGCGGGCGCCGGACAGGCCGCCAAGATGGCGACAGCGTGCGCCCATGCCTCCGCCACGGCGCCGGGCCCCGGGCGCCGGTCAGGGCGCAAGGACTGGACGGCCAGGGCATTGGCGAAGCGGGGTCGCCCCCCCCGGCCCGCCCGCAGGTGTTCACGCAGCGCCCGATGCATCGCCGCCAACGACACCAACGACACCAACCGCCCCAGCACAACAGCGCTTTGACCCCGGACCAGCCGGCGGTGCCACCGCGCGACATCCCCCAGCTGTTCGAGACGGGCCCACCACTCATCCGTGCACTCATCCGTCAACACGAACCCGCCGCGCCGCGCAACAGATTCGGCGCACCCCCACCGGCCGGCCACCGCCGGCCGGCACCACACCGTCCGCCGCGACACCCCCGCCACCCCAGCCGCAATCGCCACATGCACCAACGCCGGCCTCCCGGCCTCCCGGCCTCATCCAACCCCGGCAGCCCGGCCACCACCGCCTGCCGCCACAGCCCCCGGCCCTGAGACCCCGAGACCAGCACCACCACATCCCCGACAGGCGGTACCCCCTCAACCGCCGGCGGCCGCACCCGGCAGGCGCAAGGACGGCAATCCAGCAGTCACACCCACCAGCACACACCCACCACCCCGAACAGGGACAGCCCCCACACGTCACGCCCGCCCAGGCCCAGCATGCCCCCGCTTCGAAGCCCTCACGACGGCATGCCACCCCTCACACCACAAACCCGTCGCCCCGCCCGGACCTCTCGACCCGGGCGAGGCGACGGAAACAAACACTCAGGCGTGGTTGTCGTTCATGTCACCGACCGAAAAGTCCACAGCCCCCTGATTGTTGTCATCACCGATCGGCGCCAGCCTGCTCTGGCCGACCGCGGGAGTGCTGGGCGCCGCCGTGGCGGTGGCCGCCGAGCCCAGCAGCGCGAGCGCGGCCAGGCCGAGAGCGGTGACAGAAAGACGGATACGCATTTTGCCTCCAACTGAGAGTGCGGTTGATCTCATAAGCACGATTACCGGGCACACCGTTCGCCGCAACGAATAAAGATCCATTCGGGTGGCGGGACGCAGTGTCGACCCACAGTTCCTTGACATCAGACCCGCAGACCACCCGCGAGCCAGGGCGGCCGAGCCCCCCGGCAGCCGCCTTGAGCCAGGCACTCCCCGCGCGGACAAACCACCAACGACCCAGGCGACCCACAGCACCACTCTTCAACCTCTTGCATCCGCGCCGGTACCGACCTTGCCGCGCAGGCCCACGACGCCAGCCGCTCACCGCCCAGACAGCCACCGAGGACACGTCCGCAGCCGCCGACCCCACCCAAAACCACTGAACGCCGCCCGAGCACACCGGCGTGCACGACGAGACACATGCAGATCTCGTCGACAAGTGAGAAGACCGGCCTCACCCCGAAACCGCGCCACACAACCGCATTCACACGCCGACGCCCGGAAAGCCAAGCGGCCACGCCGGGAACAGCCCGTCCGGCCCCCACGGCTGCATCGACCACGGGACCGGCGCCACACGGACGGGGAACACAGAAACCACACAGTCACCCGCCCCACCAAGAGCCGGGACCGGGGCGCTTCTACACGGGGAGCGTGCGCCCATGGGCGCACGCTCCCCGTGGCACCCTCCAGGTCACCGAGGCGCCCACCGGAGCCGGAAGGTGATCACCGCCTCGAACTCCCGACCACAGCTCACGGCAGGTCAAGACGACCCTCCAAAGGAGCTGGGCCCATCACCGTCCTGCCGGCTCCGCCCTTCCCGGCACAAGAGCCCCACCCAACATCGAAGAGCAGAGGGCGGCCCCCATGCCCACCATCACAAGACGGCACCCGGGGTCTACCCCTCCCCCACGCCCGGGGGTGTGCACCAGTGCGTCCAGCGCCGCCCCCGATGGAGGCTGAACCCGCTTCGGATCAGCCAGAGTCGAGGGAGAACGCACCGTGCCTGTCACTCGAACCCCGCACCGCCACCGCCGAGTCACCACAGCCGCCGTCGCCGCCACGATCCTCGCCGGCGCGGGCGTCGTCAGCACCGGCGCTGCATCAGGGACGTCCGCCGCGCCCTCCCCCAACGCCGCCACCCAGCGCGGCACCCTGCTCTCCGCCGAGTCGCTCTACACCCTCACCTCGGCCAAGGACTCCGCAGCCGAGCTCACCGCCTGCGGGTACGACCCCGGCGCCGCCCGCCACGGCGTGGACGCCTACCGACTCCTCTACCGCACCATCGACACGAAGGGCCAACCCACCACCGCCAGCGGGCTGTTCACCGTCCCGCGCGGGGTCCAAGGACATCTGCGGACCGTCTCGTTCGCCCACGGCACCGGCGTCCACCGCATCGACGCGCCCTCGATGCAGCGGAAGGTGTTCCTGACCGGCCCCTCCATCACCTACGCCTCCGCAGGCTTCGCCACCGTCGCACCCGACTACCTCGCCATGGGCACAGGCCCGGCCAAGCACCCCTGGATGGACGTGCCGTCCCAAGCCACAGCCTCCCTCGACCTGCTCCGCGCCGCCCGCCAGTTCGCCCCGACCACCGGACGCGCCCTTAACCGTGACGTCCTGGCCACCGGCTTCTCCCAAGGCGCATCGGCTGCGCTCGGGCTCGCCAGGGCCCTCCAGGCGGGCGAGGACCGGCACTTCAGGCCCGGCGCCCTCGCCCCCATCAGCGGGGCCTACGACTTCGGGGGTGCCCAGATCCCGGCGCTGCTCGCGGGCGACAGCGAGCTGGAGCCGAGATGGCGCGTGGTGTACGCCGCATACACCCTGGTCGCCTTCGACCGCGTCCACGATGTGTACGACAACCCGGGCAAGGTGTTCCGCGACCCTGCCGTGGAGGAACTGTTCGACGGCATGCACACCGGCCCGCAGATGATCAACGCGCTGCCCCGCACGCCGGACGAACTACTGACGCCATACGGGCGCGATCTGCTGACCCGGCCCAAGAGCGGCCTCACGGCCGGGCTGCGGACCACCGACAGCGTATGCAAACACTGGAAGCCCACGGCACCCATTCGGCTCTACAGGGCACAAGGCGACGAACAGGCGACCGTCCAGAACACCGCCAACTGCGCCGCAGCCTTCCAGGAAAGAGAAATCGGAGTGCCGGTCATCGACCTCGGCACCGCCGACCACCAGAAGTCACAACACCTCGGCTCAAACGTGAAGGCAACAGCAAAGGTCGTGCGCTGGTTCAGCACACTCCCCACGCGCAGCAACCCATGACCCGCCCCCACCCCGACCACCAGAGCCCAGCCCCTCTGGACGCTCGCCCCGACCTGCCGTGAGCTACGGTCAGGAGTTCGAGACAGCCATCACCTCCCGGCCCCGGTAAGCACCACCGCGACCTGCAAGACGCCACGCGGAACATACCCCCATCGGCGCACCCTCCCCGTGCACAAGCGCCCCGGCCCCGGCATTGTCACGTACCCGCCGAGATAATTTAGGACCGAACTAGGGCCT includes:
- a CDS encoding S9 family peptidase, whose protein sequence is MPVTRTPHRHRRVTTAAVAATILAGAGVVSTGAASGTSAAPSPNAATQRGTLLSAESLYTLTSAKDSAAELTACGYDPGAARHGVDAYRLLYRTIDTKGQPTTASGLFTVPRGVQGHLRTVSFAHGTGVHRIDAPSMQRKVFLTGPSITYASAGFATVAPDYLAMGTGPAKHPWMDVPSQATASLDLLRAARQFAPTTGRALNRDVLATGFSQGASAALGLARALQAGEDRHFRPGALAPISGAYDFGGAQIPALLAGDSELEPRWRVVYAAYTLVAFDRVHDVYDNPGKVFRDPAVEELFDGMHTGPQMINALPRTPDELLTPYGRDLLTRPKSGLTAGLRTTDSVCKHWKPTAPIRLYRAQGDEQATVQNTANCAAAFQEREIGVPVIDLGTADHQKSQHLGSNVKATAKVVRWFSTLPTRSNP
- a CDS encoding transposase — its product is MGARCRHLGGLSGARWVPAGPLLTGWRGGRVGRGLGIGHPPRRGLRGLLDAVLWVVRTGIAWRCFPHTGPHWNGVWHCFGRGEKGGILERLDALMRRRVREGGSRLAEPAAVVIDAQSIMACAGVPAVERGADARR